Proteins encoded by one window of Acidobacteriota bacterium:
- a CDS encoding FxsA family protein — protein sequence MLGRLLILFILIPAVELMLLVEIGRRIGTLATIGLIVFTGMLGAFLARRQGLKVWRQLQSELSQGRPPAATLVEGVLILVAGAVLMTPGVLTDAFGFLLLIPPCRRVLRKWLFAWFANSVKKGRTHVFVRFPGSGRPSPPPGQGPIYDVDQDDVEYESDPDPDPRHLNEG from the coding sequence TTGCTGGGACGCCTTCTCATCCTCTTCATTCTCATTCCCGCCGTCGAGCTGATGCTGCTGGTGGAGATCGGCAGGCGCATCGGCACCCTGGCCACCATTGGTCTCATCGTCTTTACGGGAATGCTGGGCGCCTTCCTGGCCCGCCGCCAGGGGCTCAAGGTGTGGAGGCAACTGCAGTCCGAGCTGTCTCAGGGACGTCCGCCTGCTGCTACTTTGGTGGAAGGGGTGCTGATCCTGGTGGCGGGGGCTGTCTTGATGACGCCGGGAGTGCTGACCGACGCTTTCGGCTTCCTGCTCTTGATCCCGCCCTGCCGCCGCGTCCTGCGCAAGTGGCTTTTCGCCTGGTTCGCCAACTCGGTCAAGAAGGGCCGCACCCACGTCTTCGTGCGCTTCCCGGGCTCCGGACGCCCCTCGCCTCCCCCGGGCCAGGGTCCTATCTACGACGTCGACCAGGACGACGTCGAATACGAATCCGACCCCGATCCCGACCCCCGCCACCTCAACGAGGGCTAA